ACGCTTCTGGACGCTGTGCAGGACCAAGTATCCATTGGGCAGCTGTTCAGCCTCGGTGTCGTTAATGCTGCTCTCGCCATTCAGCAGCCAGTAGAGCTCTGGAGCTGGCACTCCAGTTGCCTCGCATTCCAGCTGCAtgcgttccccctcgttggtAAGATCGGCCCACGGGGGACGCGTTATCCGCGGCGGTACCTCCACTGTCACATTGATAAAATGCTCGAGCGTTGGGCGCACGCCATTGTCCAGGTAGCAAATGTAGGTGCCAGTGTCGTGCCCTTGGACATTGGATATCTCCAGTCCATGGTTGAGCACTCTGGTTCGTTTGTTGTGTATCGCCTCAACCACATCCGGACTGCTCCACACGGCAGTGGGCGTTGGTGAGCCCACACCGGGACATAGCAGCAGCAGGGTACTTCCTTCTCGTATGGTTACGGCCTGGGACGTTGGTTGACCGCTTAGCAGGTGAGGAGCCTTATTCTGAGATCCTCGACCGGACAGCACCTCCAGTACCATGGAGCTAGAAATTTCGATACGGGCTCCAGAAGCCGGATTGGTGGCCAGACAGGTGTACTTTCCCGCGGAGGCGGTGGAAGCGTTTGTCagaaataaatttccattgGTGGCAGCCAATTCTGGCTTAATTTCCACTCCATTTCGATAATAGGACCAGCTGGCCGAGGGATTTGAATGCACCTGCTGACCGCATGACCAAAGGACAGAGTTTCCCGGGGCCACACGCCATTGCAAGTGAGTTTCCTGCCGGCTCTTAAGGCTGGTGTTCGCCAACTCCAGCCTGGCCGTGGTAGAGGTAACCACGAGCGGGCCAAACCAGCCAATACATCGATACTCGCCGACCGTGTCTGGCCGCACAAGGACACGCAGACGGGAAATGGCCGTCTCTTGGGTTACGTTCAGCTTGCCATTGCCCGATTTCAGGTATTTAAATCGGCTGGCTCCCACGGATCCATTGGAATTTGCGGCATTCGGCCAGCGGCGATAGCTCCACTCGAAACCCTCTGGCTGCAAACTGGTCTCGCACTCAAACACCACCTCATCTCCAAGGGGCGCCACAATTGATTCGGGTGCGCGAAGAATTCGCACGCCTGGCGAGGGCGCGGGCGATGGCGACGAGGGAGGGAATGATGGCTGTAAAACCGGAATTGCTTCCAGGCTCGACGTCAGCAGTGAAAAAAGCAGAAGCGACGACGTCAGCGGCGACATTGAGAGGGACTGCAAGTGGTAAGGCATAGGTATACCCAAAAATATATAACCAAAGCCTAATCCAAATCTTTGGCACTCACTGTATTTCGTATCTTTTGGTGGCTTGAGAAACGCGTTTGCGTTTGCGCAGTTAACAAATTTCACTCTTGAGAATCACGCATCACCGTTCGTTTATATGGGTCTGTATGTATCCATATTCATGTGTACGCTGTTTATGCACATTATACGTTAACGACCAGACATTCGAGCCATAAAATCATTGTCTTTTAATTCAGCATTCGATTTTCGAAGCCACCGACATGATGCACTCAACAAGTCAAATAAACAATAGCATTTTATTGTTCTgcccctcagaaatataccgaaatatactgACTAGTTGTTTGTATTCAATTACcatcatattcctcgtttttgatattcgtTTGAATGTTACTAGCTAGCTAGGACCCTCAGCTCTGAAatcataattttatccaattgATCAATCAATTTCCTTCAAGACTAGTTAGTTTTAAGTTATCAtctttattttattgtttataaaataaggttCAAGCTAAAACGGTCAATTCAATGCTGATCACCAGTGTTCGATGTGTCCTGTGACATGGCTAAATGGCATATACTGGAAAAGACTAGAAAATACTATGAAAAATATAACATTTTGCAAGGAGTGTGAGCTAGACATGGTGGCAAGAAAAtaagtgtgaccgcggatattCCGATTCCGATATCTACCGATGAAAAACGAACTCAACCCACTTAACTAAATTGACTAAAACAAGTTTAATATATATTCTGATCCCGATCATTCTTGGTCTCCATAAGAAGACAATAAACTGCTAAATAGTTTTAGCCTTCATTGGAGCCttggatgacaaacatttccgCAATTCTATAATACCCTTTTCCCTTCCACGGACTGAATGTCGTCTTAATATTCCCGCATAATTACGGTATATTCACCTTTAGCGACTGCCCGAATGTCTCCAGCTTTTGGCCATTAAAGAGTCTCAGCCAAAATTTTATACCTTCCAATTTTATCCGAATAACATCTGAATCTGCTCCACTTCCTGAACTTGAAAATCACGTACATTTCCCGGTAGATTCACCTTTTCAATAGTTGAGAAATGCAGTTCCAAACATCACCATATGTCGATTCATATaatttattatattaatttattCTCAATTAATTCCTCCCCAAAACATGGTCGCATAGAGATGTAGGTATTACGTAGGTGCCTTTTGCACTTTAGCCAATTCCGCCTTAAATTTCGAGATGGTTTCCCGTGCAAGCTTCAGCTTGTCCTTGAGTGTTAAAATCTCTCCCTTAACTTTCTTCTTTACATTGAAAATGTTGTCCAGCGTTTTAGTCTTCTTTTCTTCAACTAAAATAAACAAATCTATTTAGTACTAATGGCCAAACGGCAAGTGAAAAGAACTTACAGTCTGTGTCATGGCTAAGCAGTCCATTGGAGCTTTGTTCCGAGAGCATTAAATAATGCTGCATGACCTGGGTGGGCTCTTGGAAGACGATTTCCTCATACGATTCCGATACAAGACCCTTCTTGGTGTCCATGGTGGTGGTGGAGGTCAGCTCGCCATCAACGACGGGCGATTGAAAGAGCTTCAGGATGTGGTAGCAGGTCACCGGCCGCTCCGACTGATCATTGAAGTAGATTTTAATAACAACCTCAAACTCACCCCAGCCGGTTTCCGTGACTTCGTATGGGGGCTTGACCACAATGCGATTAGGGTTCGCATAGCTCTCGTGCAGCTTAAAATGCACTTTCTTCAAGTAAATGGACATGTCCTCATTGAAGTAGGTATTCAGATAGACCTTCCACTGGTGCGTGTGTCCGTCCTCCTCACGCTTTTTGCCAAAGGAGCGCGCGATGTTCCCATACACAATGGGCTTGACAATGGTGACACCCTTGAGCCGACCACCTGAGTCTCCACCGAAATCAGCCAtagttttaattaaatttatattttttgttacaAATTTAGGTAATTTCTTGTCATTCTTCCTCTTATCCTCGCCGCTTATATCGATATAGACGCCTCCAACAATCGATATATTTTGCAATGCAACCCCGCATTTCACCCACTTCTTGTTATAGACGACTTGGctgaaaatataaaaaatattgTGTTTTTATTAACTATTGAAACCTGCTGGCGAtaaaataaatagttaagCAAATAATGATGGCGCGCCGCGGTGGAAAACGCATTCGGATGGATGATCCGCCCCCAGAGTACGAGGAACTCCACAGGTCCGACAAATGTCTAACTCACCTGGCCAGGTGTTTACCTAAAAACGGATTTGTTTAATTAATATAGCGATGCTTTAAATGAAAGCACTTCCGATGCAGACAGTCCCACCAAGCGTATGACAAGATTGCGGGCTCGTGGCGGTGTACGGGACAAGCCTCCAATtatcgacgacgacgaggatgaGTTTTTCGCGCCAATAGCCCGAAAGCGAAAGGCACCAGCTGTCAAAAAACCGCCCGCAGAGCGAAAGGAACGTGTCGAGAGGCCACGCAAAGAGCCCGCGGAGAGAGCACACCACGAACGGATTGACAACGAAAGAGAGATAACCACAGACGAAAACAGCCTGTACTATATCGTGCGACACTCCAAGAGTCCCATAGCGGTAGGAGCTAATGCCTTTTTCATTAAATGTTTAAATAATATCGTTCTCTGTTGCAGAATATTGTCGACCAATGGATAGAGCAATACAAGACAAATCGAGAAACAGCGCTGGTCGCTTTGATGCAATTCTTTATAAATGCCAGCGGCTGCAAGGGAAAGATATCGGAGGATATACAATATCCAGTGGATCATACAGCAATCATTCGACGAATGACTGAGGAGTTTGACGAGGTAATCCATTTGCCATGGTGCCACACAACATTCCCATCTATCTAACAATCAAACATTTTATTTGTAGGAAAGCGGTGAATATCCCTTAATCATGACCGGAACCCAGTGGAAAAAGttcaaaaatcatttttgcgATTTTGTGCAAACGCTCGTCAAGCAATGCCAGTACTCCATTATCTACGATCAGTTCCTGATGGACAATGTAATTTCTCTGCTCACGGGATTGTCTGATTCGCAAGTGCGGGCCTTTAGGCACACGGCCACATTGGCAGCCATGAAGCTAATGACTGCCTTGGTGGATGTGGCTCTGCTTGTTTCGAATAATTTCGATAATGCTGCCAAACAGTTTGAGGCTGAGCGTGTAAAGGTAGAGTCATTCACACTTATCAAATGCAATTCCTTCAATAAACATTTCTTATTAGTCACGCGACCGTCGCGCCTCAGATCGCTTGGATTCCCTGATGACAAAACGATCAGAGTTGGAGGAGAACATGGATGAAATCAAGAGTATGCTGACCTACATGTTCAAGTCCGTGTTTGTGCACCGCTACAGGGACAGTCTGCCAGATATACGGGCCATTTGTATGGCTGAGATTGGCATCTGGATGGAGAACTATCCGCAAAACTTTTTGGACGACTCTTACTTGAAATATATTGGCTGGACGCTACACGATAAGATTGGTGAGGTGCGTCTGCGCTGTCTGCAgtcgctgctgccgctgtacGAAAAAGAAGAACTCAAGGGAAAACTGGAACTCTTCACCTCGAAGTTTAAGGATCGAATTGTGGCCATGACGCTGGACAAGGAGTTCGAAGTGTCTGTCCATGCCGTCAAGTTGGTGATCAGTATATTAAAGTAAGTATTGATGCATATATTTTTGGCAATATTCTATACAAATTAATTTGAATTGGGTAAAGAATCCATCCAGAGATTTTGGCCGACAAGGATTGTGAGATTGTGTACGAGCTGGTCTATTCGTCCCATCGTGGCGTAGCCCAGGCCGCCGCCGAGTTCCTAAATGTTCGATTATTTCATCTGACCAACGATATGGAAGAGACTAAGACCAAACGAGGCAAGGTACGTCTGCCAAATACTCCTTTAGTGCGAGATTTGGTTCAGTTTTTCATTGAATCCGAGCTGCACGAACATGGCGCTTACCTGGTGGACTCCTTCATCGACAGTAATGAGATGGTCAGGGACTGGGAATGTATGACAGATCTGCTGCTAGAAGAGCCGGGTCCCAACGAGGAGCTCCTCGACAACAAGCAGGAGTCGACGCTCATTGAGATCATGGTTAGCAGCGTCAAGCAATCGGCCTCTGGCGAGGTTCCAGTGGGACGTGCAAGTAATCGTAAATTCACATTCACCGCCAAAGAGCTCAAGGCCATTCAGGACGAGAAGGCCAAGCTGACGGAGCATTTTATTGTCACGCTACCTGCCTTGCTAGAGAAATATCAAGCGGACAGCGAAAAGTTGGCCAATCTCTTGGCCGTTCCCCAGTACTTTGATCTCAATCTGTATACGACAAATCGTCAGGAGAGTAATCTGCAGGCACTGCTCGATAAAATCAATCAGGTAATGAGCATGCACACTGGCAGGGATGTGCTTGAGACATGCGCCAAGACCCTGGAATGCCTTTGTGCCGAGGGTAGTGCCACCTACACTCGTTGCAACATTGCCCGCTCCAACATTATCGAGAGCGCTGTCAATAAGTACAAGGATGTCATCGAAGAGTGGCGCAATTTGATTCAGGGTAAGGCTACAGCCTGATTTATGTGGATATTTATGTGTTTCAATTTGAATTTGTGAAATTTTTAGGTGAGGAGACCCCCAACGAGGATGATATCTACAATATAACCATCGCCTTGAAGGTTCTCTCCATTCTGTATTCCTCGCACAATCTCAATCCATGGGATTTGTTCAAGTCCCTGTTTCAGGACGTTGAGGAGGCGCAGTCCAAGGAAAATGTCGAACGTTGCCTTCCCAACGAAGCTCTGGCTTATTGCATTGAGGCCTGCTACTTCTCCATTAGCTGGGGCCTCTACTACGTGGAGAACGACTGTGAAGCGCTCAATGTGGCCGATGTGGTGGCTGAGCTGCGCAGCAATTTAGATAGCTTCATGTCGGCCTGCTTTGAGCTAACACGTGCTGGACCCACAGTGCAAATACAAGAGGCGGTGCGTGCAAAACA
The sequence above is a segment of the Drosophila miranda strain MSH22 chromosome 4, D.miranda_PacBio2.1, whole genome shotgun sequence genome. Coding sequences within it:
- the LOC108162119 gene encoding YEATS domain-containing protein 4; protein product: MADFGGDSGGRLKGVTIVKPIVYGNIARSFGKKREEDGHTHQWKVYLNTYFNEDMSIYLKKVHFKLHESYANPNRIVVKPPYEVTETGWGEFEVVIKIYFNDQSERPVTCYHILKLFQSPVVDGELTSTTTMDTKKGLVSESYEEIVFQEPTQVMQHYLMLSEQSSNGLLSHDTDFEEKKTKTLDNIFNVKKKVKGEILTLKDKLKLARETISKFKAELAKVQKAPT
- the LOC108162113 gene encoding cohesin subunit SA-1 gives rise to the protein MMARRGGKRIRMDDPPPEYEELHSDALNESTSDADSPTKRMTRLRARGGVRDKPPIIDDDEDEFFAPIARKRKAPAVKKPPAERKERVERPRKEPAERAHHERIDNEREITTDENSLYYIVRHSKSPIANIVDQWIEQYKTNRETALVALMQFFINASGCKGKISEDIQYPVDHTAIIRRMTEEFDEESGEYPLIMTGTQWKKFKNHFCDFVQTLVKQCQYSIIYDQFLMDNVISLLTGLSDSQVRAFRHTATLAAMKLMTALVDVALLVSNNFDNAAKQFEAERVKSRDRRASDRLDSLMTKRSELEENMDEIKSMLTYMFKSVFVHRYRDSLPDIRAICMAEIGIWMENYPQNFLDDSYLKYIGWTLHDKIGEVRLRCLQSLLPLYEKEELKGKLELFTSKFKDRIVAMTLDKEFEVSVHAVKLVISILKIHPEILADKDCEIVYELVYSSHRGVAQAAAEFLNVRLFHLTNDMEETKTKRGKVRLPNTPLVRDLVQFFIESELHEHGAYLVDSFIDSNEMVRDWECMTDLLLEEPGPNEELLDNKQESTLIEIMVSSVKQSASGEVPVGRASNRKFTFTAKELKAIQDEKAKLTEHFIVTLPALLEKYQADSEKLANLLAVPQYFDLNLYTTNRQESNLQALLDKINQVMSMHTGRDVLETCAKTLECLCAEGSATYTRCNIARSNIIESAVNKYKDVIEEWRNLIQGEETPNEDDIYNITIALKVLSILYSSHNLNPWDLFKSLFQDVEEAQSKENVERCLPNEALAYCIEACYFSISWGLYYVENDCEALNVADVVAELRSNLDSFMSACFELTRAGPTVQIQEAAYQSICDLLIIFSDQLGRSEIEHIRSLEYKSRMDEHLILDNFVQHYVFSLKQDAVQDETRIEELHKKRNFLACYCKLVVYNIIPTMRAATIFKYYVKCYNDYGDIIKATLGKAREINKVNFAMTLLLSLITVFKTLLEQSEDGTVSKSSQEFLDLKELAKRFALTFGFDALKNRDPVAAIHRGGIYFAANKQPDDPVRAPTRLLFLEVLNEFNYKLLKQDKKLIMSFLDKIIPPGMPSSRAEEWQPLALYRNSLLHGETDQTAPVATRRAYVRKRRDHDEDEEEEEDEEEHNDPDYRG